Proteins encoded together in one Meles meles chromosome 7, mMelMel3.1 paternal haplotype, whole genome shotgun sequence window:
- the LOC123946064 gene encoding olfactory receptor 6C2-like: MRNGTITTFLLLGLTDDTELQVLIFIFLFLTYTLSVTGNLTIITLTFVDSHLKTPMYFLKNFSFLEISFISAIIPRYLYSIATGDNIITYNACVIQVFFTDLCGVSEFFMLAAMSYDRYVAICKPLHYVIIMSNSACRTLIICSWMAGLCIIIPPLSLGLNLKFCDSNIIDHFGCDAFPLVKISCSDTWFMEWTVIICAVLTLNMTLTCVVLSYAFIIKTIFRFPSVQQRKKAFSTCSSHMIVVSITYGTCIFIYMNRTAKEKVTINKVVSVLIFSISPTLNPFIYTLRNNQVKKAFEDSVKRICLSLK; encoded by the coding sequence ATGAGAAACGGTACAATAACAACATTCCTTCTGCTGGGACTTACGGATGACACTGAGCTGCAAgttctgatttttatctttctctttctgacctaCACACTGAGTGTAACTGGAAACTTGACTATCATTACACTCACTTTTGTGGATTCCCACCTTAAAACACCCAtgtacttcttaaaaaatttctccTTCTTGGAGATCTCATTTATATCTGCCATTATTCCCAGATATTTGTATAGCATAGCAACAGGTGACAACATTATTACCTACAATGCTTGTGTCATCCAAGTGTTTTTTACTGACCTCTGTGGGGTATCAGAGTTTTTTATGCTAGCCGCCatgtcctatgaccgctatgtggccatctgcaaaccctTGCATTATGTGATCATCATGAGCAACAGTGCCTGCAGGACTCTCATCATCTGTTCTTGGATGGCTGGTTTATGTATAATAATTCCACCACTTAGCCTGGGTTTAAATCTAAAATTTTGCGACTCTAACATAATTGATCATTTTGGCTGTGATGCATTTCCCTTAGTGAAAATCTCATGTTCAGATACATGGTTCATGGAATGGACAGTTATAATCTGTGCTGTGCTGACCTTGAATATGACACTTACATGTGTGGTTCTGTCATATGCTTTTATCATCAAGACAATTTTTAGATTCCCTTCTGTTCAACAAAGGAAAAAGGCCTTTTCAAcctgttcttcccacatgattGTGGTCTCCATCACCTATGGCACATGCATTTTTATCTATATGAATcgtacagcaaaggaaaaagtgacCATTAATAAAGTGGTTTCAGTGCTCATTTTCTCTATTTCACCTACATTGAACCCATTTATTTATACTTTGAGAAACAATCAAGTTAAGAAAGCCTTTGAGGACTCAGTCAAAAGAATTTGcctttctctcaagtaa